TCGGTCCCGTTTGCGGATGTTTCTAGGTACCTTGTATTTCAGAACGAAACGAAGGCTCAAATGGATATGGGAACGATCCGCTTTCGCTCGGAAAAGATCGGAGTCCGATCTCCCGTATACGATCTCTCGGCATAAATCTCCTCTTTTGCGCGAGCTAAAAGACGTGGAGATGATTTTACAATATAATAAAATTAAGAATCTAGAAATCGCTGCATCATGCATAGATGGGTTGATTTTGGAACCCGGCAAAGTCTTTTCCTTTTGGAGACTCGTAGGAAAGCCGAAATCGAGTAGGGGTTTTCTTCCGGGAATGCAGCTACGAAACGGAGGATTTTACTGTGCCGTAGGAGGAGGTTTATGCCAAATGACGAATCTGATCTACTGGATGACTCTACATTCTCCTCTTACCGTGATCGAAAGATGGAGGCATAGCTTCGATGTGTTTCCGGATTCCAAAAGAACTCTTCCTTTCGGCTCGGGCGCGACCTGCGCTTATAATTATGTGGACCTTCAAATTCGGAACGATACCAAATCGGATTTCCAGTTAAGAATCCGTCTAGATAAAGAATATCTAATGGGAGAATGGCGATCGGAAT
The sequence above is a segment of the Leptospira wolffii serovar Khorat str. Khorat-H2 genome. Coding sequences within it:
- a CDS encoding VanW family protein; amino-acid sequence: MKTNPFDFRKRIVRSRLRMFLGTLYFRTKRRLKWIWERSAFARKRSESDLPYTISRHKSPLLRELKDVEMILQYNKIKNLEIAASCIDGLILEPGKVFSFWRLVGKPKSSRGFLPGMQLRNGGFYCAVGGGLCQMTNLIYWMTLHSPLTVIERWRHSFDVFPDSKRTLPFGSGATCAYNYVDLQIRNDTKSDFQLRIRLDKEYLMGEWRSEFPAQLSYEVYESRHEFRSEPWGGYTRRNEIRRKIFQEGDLLKDEFLTENVAWVMYDPILPE